Proteins co-encoded in one Terriglobales bacterium genomic window:
- a CDS encoding MBL fold metallo-hydrolase, translating into MAVAAVVVVLPLALLLRTFSASPLPKPAPYAGPLPSATPPKEVAVFALVTGVNHRVAAFGYRAGSLFERRDFSMAGVLVKHSQGDLLIDTGFGRNIDQQFRSLPPIFRAITFYSLWQPAADQLRAAGYDLKSLRAILLTHSHWDHVSGLPDFPGVPVWVTPQEHEFIRKSGDMDFCRLFTGIRYEEYGFEGGPYLGFPASHDVYGDGSIVVVPAPGHTPGSVIIFVTLQNGRRYAFVGDLVYQLEGITLREERPWLVRRQADSDAEGNRENLLRMIALKERLPDLIIVPAHDMRGFAELLNLSPASSGSAR; encoded by the coding sequence GTGGCGGTTGCCGCCGTGGTGGTTGTCCTGCCACTGGCGCTGTTGCTGCGCACATTTTCGGCCTCACCTCTGCCGAAGCCAGCTCCCTATGCTGGCCCTCTGCCTTCAGCTACACCGCCGAAGGAGGTTGCCGTCTTCGCCTTGGTAACTGGCGTGAACCATCGCGTTGCCGCCTTTGGCTATCGCGCTGGCTCGTTGTTCGAGCGCCGCGACTTTTCCATGGCCGGAGTCTTGGTAAAGCACTCGCAGGGCGACTTGCTCATCGATACCGGGTTCGGCCGCAACATCGACCAGCAGTTCCGATCCCTGCCCCCGATCTTCCGTGCGATTACGTTTTATAGTCTGTGGCAGCCCGCCGCCGACCAGCTAAGGGCTGCCGGTTACGACCTGAAATCACTTCGCGCCATTCTTCTGACCCATTCCCATTGGGACCACGTCAGCGGCCTGCCAGATTTTCCGGGGGTGCCTGTGTGGGTCACGCCGCAGGAACACGAGTTCATCAGGAAAAGTGGGGACATGGATTTTTGCCGTCTTTTCACCGGCATACGCTATGAGGAGTACGGATTCGAAGGCGGGCCGTACCTGGGATTTCCTGCGAGCCACGACGTCTATGGCGATGGCTCGATCGTGGTTGTGCCCGCGCCAGGTCACACTCCGGGCAGTGTAATCATTTTCGTGACACTGCAGAACGGAAGGCGGTACGCATTTGTTGGCGATCTGGTATACCAGCTCGAGGGAATCACGTTGCGCGAGGAGCGGCCCTGGCTCGTCCGCAGACAAGCCGATTCGGATGCCGAAGGCAACCGCGAAAACCTGCTGCGCATGATCGCGCTCAAAGAACGCCTGCCCGACCTGATCATCGTACCGGCACACGACATGCGTGGATTCGCGGAACTGTTAAATCTGTCTCCGGCAAGCAGCGGGAGTGCTCGTTAG